The proteins below come from a single Terriglobales bacterium genomic window:
- a CDS encoding acetyl-CoA C-acyltransferase, giving the protein MREVVIVSAVRTPVGRAYKGGLRNTRPDDLAAVAIKGALARVPQVDPKEIEDVIFGCAMPEAEQGMNVARIASLRAGLPVECSAMTINRFCASGLQAIAMAAERIGSGSVDVVLAGGVESMTMIPMGGNKVSANPWLIENYPDAYLSMGLTAERLAQRFGITREQADEFSLQSHKKALAAIAAGKFNDELVPVPVSFTTPNGSKPKRIDIEFKIDDGPRADTSLEALAGLKPAFHAKGTVTAGNSSQMSDGAAATIVTSGERAKALGIKPLARYIAFATAGYKPEEMGIGPVYAIPKALKIAGLKLDQIDVIELNEAFAAQSLSVIKAGELDPAKVNPNGGAIALGHPLGCTGAKLTASIIRELKRRNARYGLVTMCVGGGMGAAGIFENIA; this is encoded by the coding sequence ATGAGAGAAGTAGTTATCGTCAGTGCCGTGCGCACGCCCGTGGGTCGTGCCTACAAGGGCGGTCTGCGCAATACGCGTCCAGACGATCTGGCCGCCGTGGCCATCAAAGGCGCGCTTGCGCGTGTGCCGCAGGTCGACCCGAAAGAAATTGAAGACGTAATCTTTGGCTGCGCGATGCCCGAAGCGGAACAAGGGATGAACGTAGCGCGGATCGCTTCGCTACGCGCCGGACTTCCCGTCGAGTGCTCAGCGATGACCATCAACCGCTTCTGTGCCTCCGGGCTGCAGGCGATTGCGATGGCCGCGGAGCGAATTGGATCGGGAAGCGTCGATGTAGTCCTCGCCGGCGGTGTCGAGTCGATGACGATGATTCCCATGGGCGGCAACAAAGTCAGCGCCAATCCGTGGCTGATCGAAAATTATCCGGACGCATATCTTTCGATGGGACTCACAGCAGAGCGCCTGGCGCAGCGCTTTGGGATCACGCGCGAACAGGCCGACGAATTTTCGCTCCAGAGCCATAAGAAAGCGTTGGCCGCAATCGCGGCGGGGAAGTTCAACGACGAACTCGTTCCCGTTCCAGTCAGCTTCACCACACCGAATGGAAGCAAGCCGAAGCGAATCGACATCGAATTCAAGATCGACGACGGGCCGCGAGCGGACACATCGCTCGAAGCTCTAGCAGGATTGAAGCCGGCTTTCCACGCCAAAGGGACCGTGACGGCCGGCAATTCGTCGCAAATGTCAGACGGTGCGGCGGCAACGATCGTTACGTCCGGCGAGCGAGCGAAGGCGCTCGGCATTAAGCCGCTGGCTCGCTACATAGCGTTCGCCACCGCTGGATACAAGCCTGAAGAAATGGGCATTGGTCCGGTGTACGCGATTCCCAAGGCACTAAAGATTGCCGGACTCAAACTGGACCAGATCGATGTAATCGAGCTGAACGAAGCCTTCGCCGCGCAGTCGCTTTCCGTCATCAAAGCAGGAGAGCTGGATCCGGCCAAAGTGAACCCAAACGGCGGAGCGATCGCGCTTGGCCATCCCCTGGGCTGCACCGGAGCCAAGCTGACGGCGAGCATCATCCGCGAACTGAAACGTCGAAATGCACGCTACGGTTTAGTGACGATGTGCGTCGGCGGTGGCATGGGCGCGGCGGGGATTTTCGAGAATATCGCGTAA
- a CDS encoding ATP-binding protein, which translates to MPKRVVISWSGGKDSAWTLYTLRRQPKEYAILGLLTTINQQYNRVAIHGVRRELLEAQALAAGLPLWVVPLPSPCTNEHYERRMTNALHFMQRLGIEAIAFGDLFLQDIRAYRESRFGGLGLELLFPLWGIPTGELSRDMIDSGLKARLTCVDPRSVPAEYAGREYDERLLRDLPPSVDLCAENGEFHTFVYDGPMLRSPISIRSGETVEREGFVFADLLPAGQEASKSVPDPAILAG; encoded by the coding sequence ATGCCGAAGCGCGTCGTAATCTCGTGGAGCGGTGGCAAAGACAGCGCATGGACCCTATACACGCTGCGTCGACAGCCCAAGGAGTACGCGATTCTCGGACTGCTGACCACTATTAATCAGCAATACAACCGAGTAGCCATACACGGTGTTCGGAGGGAACTGCTCGAAGCCCAGGCATTGGCGGCAGGGCTTCCACTCTGGGTGGTCCCCCTTCCCTCACCCTGTACCAACGAACATTACGAACGCCGAATGACCAATGCTCTGCATTTCATGCAACGGCTGGGAATCGAGGCCATTGCCTTCGGCGATCTATTTCTGCAGGACATCCGCGCTTATCGAGAGAGCCGCTTCGGCGGCTTGGGGCTGGAGCTGCTATTCCCGCTTTGGGGCATTCCAACCGGGGAGTTGTCGCGAGACATGATCGACTCCGGTTTGAAGGCGCGGCTTACTTGCGTAGATCCGCGCTCTGTTCCGGCCGAATATGCTGGCCGGGAATACGACGAGCGGCTCTTGCGCGATCTGCCACCATCCGTAGATCTCTGTGCCGAGAACGGCGAGTTTCACACCTTTGTTTACGACGGGCCGATGCTTCGTTCTCCTATCAGCATCCGGAGCGGCGAAACGGTGGAACGCGAGGGTTTCGTCTTCGCCGATCTCCTCCCTGCCGGTCAGGAGGCTTCGAAGAGTGTTCCCGATCCCGCGATTCTTGCGGGCTAG
- a CDS encoding CDP-alcohol phosphatidyltransferase family protein has product MAVFQEAIRVQQNVIATSEKKVLRWLASRTPEAVNSDHLTALGALGMLLTGASYAFAAYGQYGLLLACVFLALNWLGDSLDGTLARHRNRQRPRYGFYVDHIIDCFGVTAVLAGLSASGFMQPIVAAWVLIAYLLLSAEIFLATYALGKFEMSYGGLGPTELRILLCIGNVYLFFQPAAHPFGLPLSLLDFGGAIGAIGMTGIALFSAIKHGRVLFEAERLK; this is encoded by the coding sequence GTGGCTGTTTTTCAGGAAGCCATTCGGGTGCAACAGAACGTTATTGCCACATCGGAAAAGAAGGTCCTGAGGTGGCTGGCATCAAGAACGCCCGAGGCCGTGAATTCTGATCACCTCACCGCGCTAGGTGCACTGGGCATGCTTCTCACCGGAGCGTCCTATGCATTCGCAGCCTACGGCCAATATGGGCTGTTGCTTGCCTGTGTTTTTCTCGCCCTGAACTGGCTCGGCGACAGTCTTGACGGAACGCTGGCCCGACACCGTAACCGGCAACGACCCCGGTATGGCTTCTACGTCGACCACATCATCGACTGCTTCGGAGTAACCGCGGTGCTTGCAGGTCTCAGCGCTTCAGGCTTCATGCAGCCGATTGTAGCTGCCTGGGTCCTCATCGCGTACTTGCTGCTATCTGCCGAAATCTTTCTGGCTACCTACGCGCTGGGCAAATTCGAGATGTCATATGGCGGGCTCGGTCCTACTGAGCTGCGCATCCTGCTGTGTATTGGCAATGTGTACCTGTTCTTTCAACCTGCTGCCCACCCGTTTGGATTGCCGCTGAGCCTCCTCGACTTCGGTGGAGCAATTGGCGCGATCGGCATGACGGGGATCGCTCTGTTCTCGGCGATCAAGCATGGACGAGTTCTCTTCGAAGCGGAGAGACTCAAATGA
- a CDS encoding S9 family peptidase, whose protein sequence is MGSSIAPAIRFHLHGKFIAMFKLLLLTVLLSLPGSCQNSASTPPITVPITDPRQITSRVLKREVQPFSIEKLYMTRVVGATSWSPDGKEVAFVTNISGRNNVWLMSSDGGWPSQLTISDQRQTDPAWSPNGKWISFASDHDGDEQWDLFLVSPHTGEVVNLTNTPDVAEEGQAWSPDSRYLAYMWKPRSSPNFEIDLMDVLTKRYRALTKDTLKNLSNTGPIWSGDGKTIAYTQQDAAGKNSNIFLLEVASGKTTLLTPHSDEHNYQATAFSPDGKYLLITSNAKGYDNAALLEIANTKIDWLTDEKWEVGSGTFSPDSKRLTWIENVDGNTQIFVYDIASKQTTMLPLPAGVNTPAGSVTSFSPDGQRLLYYHNGPNSPNDVWVYDFAGKQSKQLTHSLLAGLSADDMVEPFLVHYPSRDGKWQISAFVYVPHNAPRDHTHPAIVYIHGGPTSQIVNGFNRVIQYLANQGYLVIAPNYRGSTGYGKEFMDANRFDMGGGDLEDVLAAADWIQKTGYVDPKKLVVLGGSYGGYMTMMALTKAPDVWAAGVPIVPFVNWFTEVQNEDPLLHEYDLATMGDPVKNKALWEDRSPINFVDRIKAPVLLLAGGNDPRCPKSEAQQVADAIKKRGGTVELKIYDNEGHGFARVENQIDAYTRVADFLKKYVPAPPCGCTL, encoded by the coding sequence TTGGGTTCCTCCATCGCCCCAGCCATTCGCTTTCATCTTCATGGTAAATTCATCGCAATGTTCAAGCTGTTGTTGCTCACCGTTCTACTGTCCCTTCCGGGCTCTTGCCAAAATTCAGCTTCGACACCTCCGATCACTGTTCCGATCACCGATCCCAGGCAGATCACGAGCAGAGTGCTGAAAAGGGAAGTACAGCCTTTCTCGATCGAGAAGCTGTACATGACACGTGTGGTTGGCGCCACAAGCTGGTCGCCTGACGGCAAAGAAGTCGCATTCGTCACAAACATCTCGGGACGAAACAACGTCTGGCTGATGTCGTCGGACGGGGGCTGGCCTTCGCAGCTCACCATCAGCGACCAGCGGCAGACCGATCCTGCGTGGTCCCCGAACGGGAAATGGATTTCTTTCGCCTCCGATCATGATGGCGACGAGCAATGGGATCTGTTCCTGGTTTCGCCGCATACCGGCGAAGTCGTGAATCTCACCAACACTCCCGACGTTGCCGAAGAAGGACAGGCATGGTCGCCGGACTCGCGCTATCTCGCCTATATGTGGAAGCCGCGCAGCTCGCCCAATTTTGAGATCGACTTGATGGACGTGCTCACCAAGCGCTACCGCGCCCTGACCAAGGACACGCTTAAGAACCTGAGCAACACCGGACCAATCTGGTCCGGCGATGGTAAGACGATTGCGTACACGCAGCAGGATGCAGCAGGGAAGAACTCGAACATTTTTCTGCTCGAAGTAGCCAGCGGTAAAACTACGCTGCTGACACCGCACTCTGACGAGCACAACTACCAGGCAACGGCGTTTTCGCCAGACGGCAAATATCTGCTCATCACCTCCAACGCGAAGGGCTACGACAATGCCGCGCTGCTGGAAATCGCTAACACAAAGATTGACTGGCTCACCGATGAGAAATGGGAGGTTGGGTCCGGCACGTTCTCTCCTGACAGCAAGCGACTCACATGGATCGAAAACGTCGATGGCAATACGCAGATCTTTGTGTACGACATCGCTTCGAAGCAGACGACGATGCTGCCTTTGCCCGCCGGCGTCAACACGCCGGCAGGATCTGTGACTTCATTTTCGCCCGACGGTCAGCGGCTGCTTTATTACCATAACGGTCCAAACTCGCCGAACGATGTCTGGGTTTACGACTTCGCCGGCAAGCAATCAAAGCAACTCACGCACTCGTTGCTCGCCGGCTTGAGCGCCGATGATATGGTTGAGCCGTTTCTCGTGCATTATCCGAGCCGCGACGGCAAGTGGCAGATTTCCGCTTTTGTTTACGTCCCACACAATGCGCCGCGCGATCATACCCATCCCGCAATTGTGTATATCCACGGCGGGCCAACGTCGCAGATCGTCAACGGCTTCAATCGTGTGATTCAGTATCTCGCCAATCAGGGATACCTGGTGATCGCGCCCAACTACCGAGGCTCGACCGGCTACGGCAAGGAATTCATGGATGCCAATCGCTTCGACATGGGCGGAGGCGATCTCGAGGACGTACTGGCTGCCGCGGACTGGATTCAGAAGACGGGCTATGTCGATCCCAAGAAGTTGGTTGTCTTGGGCGGCAGCTATGGGGGATACATGACGATGATGGCGCTCACCAAAGCTCCCGATGTGTGGGCCGCAGGCGTGCCGATTGTCCCATTTGTGAACTGGTTCACCGAGGTACAGAACGAAGATCCTCTACTGCACGAATACGATCTCGCCACCATGGGCGATCCGGTGAAGAACAAGGCGCTCTGGGAGGACCGCAGCCCGATCAATTTTGTCGATCGCATCAAAGCTCCGGTGCTGCTGCTGGCCGGAGGCAATGACCCGAGATGTCCGAAGTCAGAGGCGCAGCAGGTGGCCGATGCCATCAAAAAGCGCGGCGGGACCGTGGAGTTGAAGATCTACGACAACGAAGGCCACGGGTTCGCTCGTGTCGAAAATCAGATTGACGCCTACACGCGAGTGGCCGACTTTCTGAAGAAATACGTTCCCGCGCCTCCATGCGGGTGCACTCTATGA
- a CDS encoding GtrA family protein, translating into MKTDRSQWSRWGIFNLVGLLGFGIQLVVLFFFKRFVGLDYRLATACAVEVALVHNFIWHERVTWADVISGRAGVGSRLFRFHAANGLISMVGNVVFTWTLVTWARMPYLLANAVSILICSLLNFVVGDRLVFRSRTRDRGGPTLWFRASGREIV; encoded by the coding sequence ATGAAAACAGATCGATCGCAATGGAGTCGATGGGGGATATTCAATCTTGTAGGGCTACTCGGCTTCGGAATTCAACTCGTTGTGCTTTTCTTCTTCAAGCGCTTTGTCGGACTCGATTATCGGCTGGCGACCGCCTGTGCCGTCGAAGTTGCCTTGGTTCACAATTTCATCTGGCATGAGCGCGTTACCTGGGCAGATGTCATTTCAGGTCGTGCCGGGGTTGGGAGTCGCCTCTTTCGTTTTCATGCAGCCAACGGTCTAATTTCGATGGTCGGCAACGTCGTGTTTACGTGGACGCTGGTAACGTGGGCCAGAATGCCCTATCTGCTCGCGAATGCGGTGAGCATACTCATCTGTTCGCTGCTCAATTTCGTGGTTGGTGATCGCCTGGTATTCCGCTCGCGAACGCGCGACAGAGGCGGGCCGACGCTCTGGTTTAGAGCATCCGGCCGCGAGATCGTTTGA
- a CDS encoding 3-hydroxyacyl-CoA dehydrogenase NAD-binding domain-containing protein, whose protein sequence is MPTTLDTNLSRIATLTFSSDKMGTSPMASESRGMAIQINKVAVLGAGTMGSRIAAHLANAGIPSYLLDIVPPGAPAPKPGERSAERDKIVLSGLEGAKKSKPAAFFDPSLARLIKTGNFEDDLKLLADTDWIIEAVAENLEIKRALLKKVEAVRKPTAIVTTNTSGLPVGSIAEGFSEAFRRNWFGTHFFNPPRYMRLLEIIPTPESDLAAMEAIAHFCDQRLGKTIVRAKDTPNFIANRIGTFSVLNVMRIMQEMGFSIEDIDALTGSAVGWPKSATFRTIDLVGLDILAHVVGNMTESVHDERSELKLPDFYNQMLERKWLGDKTRQGFYKKTKSESGEERFAIDWKTLEYHPRGKARFQLLEMGKNVDAPAERLKMLITADPRDKAAQFYWTSLSELWTYAANRIPEISDSVVEIDRAMRTGFNWELGPFEMWDAAGVSATVERMKKEGRPVASNVEKLLASGKTSWYADDKNAASGRSYFDVRSSSYAPIEVPEGVWSVGVAKKSNGVVKKNASTSLVDLGNGVGCIEFHSKMNSLGGDIVQFVTQTLKPGSPALGQFDAFVITNDAQHFSVGANIMLLLMAIQEGEWDEVDLAIRGFQGMTQAIKFCPKPVVAAPFGMCLGGGTEVSLHAAARQPHAELYMGLVEVGVGLLPGGGGCKEMLLRAVDAASSIRPAGRGESVELTEAMKKNFETIAMAKVSTSAAEARHIGFLSEADVITMNRDRLLSDAKRRALELVEEGYSAPVMRTDVPAPGESILATLKLGVHLMRQGEYISDHEVKIGNKVAEVLCGGNVTPGTPVSEQYLLDLEREAFKSLCGEKKTQERIQYTLKTGKTLRN, encoded by the coding sequence ATGCCGACCACCCTGGACACGAACCTTTCCCGTATAGCCACGCTGACCTTTAGCTCCGATAAGATGGGAACCTCGCCTATGGCGAGCGAAAGCCGGGGCATGGCGATTCAGATCAACAAAGTTGCGGTTTTGGGCGCGGGGACCATGGGCTCCCGCATCGCGGCACACCTCGCAAACGCTGGAATTCCCAGCTACTTACTCGACATCGTCCCGCCCGGAGCTCCGGCGCCGAAGCCAGGGGAGCGCAGCGCCGAGCGCGACAAGATCGTGCTCAGCGGACTCGAAGGAGCGAAGAAGTCAAAGCCTGCCGCGTTCTTCGATCCATCGCTGGCGCGCCTCATTAAGACCGGCAACTTTGAAGACGACCTCAAACTCCTCGCCGATACCGACTGGATCATCGAAGCTGTTGCCGAGAACCTCGAAATCAAGCGCGCGCTGCTGAAGAAAGTCGAGGCGGTCCGCAAGCCGACGGCGATCGTAACCACTAACACCAGCGGCCTGCCGGTCGGCAGCATCGCCGAAGGATTCAGCGAGGCATTTCGCCGCAACTGGTTTGGCACGCATTTCTTCAATCCTCCGCGCTACATGCGGCTGCTAGAGATCATTCCCACTCCGGAATCAGATCTCGCAGCGATGGAGGCGATCGCGCATTTTTGCGATCAGCGCCTAGGCAAGACCATCGTCCGCGCCAAGGACACGCCGAACTTTATCGCCAATCGCATCGGCACGTTTTCAGTGCTGAACGTGATGCGCATCATGCAGGAGATGGGATTCTCGATCGAGGACATCGACGCGCTCACCGGCTCAGCCGTCGGCTGGCCGAAGTCGGCGACGTTTCGCACCATTGATCTGGTCGGTCTCGACATTCTCGCGCATGTCGTCGGCAACATGACGGAGAGTGTCCACGACGAGCGCTCGGAGCTGAAGCTCCCGGATTTCTACAACCAGATGCTCGAGCGAAAGTGGCTCGGCGACAAAACCAGGCAGGGTTTCTACAAAAAGACCAAATCGGAATCAGGCGAAGAGCGCTTCGCGATCGATTGGAAGACGCTGGAATATCATCCGCGCGGCAAAGCGCGATTCCAACTTCTGGAGATGGGGAAGAACGTCGATGCGCCGGCCGAGCGGCTGAAGATGCTCATCACGGCCGATCCGCGCGACAAAGCTGCTCAGTTTTACTGGACTTCTCTCTCCGAACTTTGGACCTACGCCGCCAATCGCATTCCCGAGATCTCGGATTCGGTGGTCGAGATCGATCGTGCGATGCGCACGGGTTTCAACTGGGAACTCGGCCCATTTGAAATGTGGGACGCAGCCGGCGTCAGCGCTACGGTCGAGCGCATGAAGAAGGAAGGCCGTCCGGTGGCCTCCAATGTCGAGAAGCTGCTGGCGAGCGGAAAAACGAGCTGGTATGCGGACGATAAGAACGCAGCTTCGGGCCGCAGCTACTTCGATGTCCGAAGCTCGTCCTATGCACCGATCGAGGTACCCGAGGGAGTGTGGTCAGTTGGAGTCGCCAAGAAATCCAATGGCGTAGTCAAGAAAAATGCCTCGACCTCGCTGGTGGATTTGGGCAATGGCGTCGGCTGCATCGAGTTCCATTCCAAAATGAATTCACTCGGCGGCGATATCGTTCAGTTCGTCACCCAGACGCTGAAACCCGGCAGTCCCGCTTTGGGACAATTCGACGCCTTCGTCATCACCAACGACGCGCAGCATTTCTCCGTCGGCGCCAACATTATGCTGTTGCTCATGGCCATTCAGGAAGGCGAGTGGGACGAGGTCGATCTCGCGATTCGCGGTTTTCAAGGTATGACGCAGGCGATTAAGTTTTGCCCGAAGCCTGTGGTCGCGGCGCCGTTCGGAATGTGCCTCGGAGGCGGAACTGAGGTAAGCCTGCATGCTGCTGCGCGCCAGCCTCATGCGGAGCTTTACATGGGGCTGGTTGAAGTTGGAGTCGGACTCCTTCCCGGCGGAGGCGGCTGCAAAGAGATGCTGCTGCGTGCCGTCGATGCTGCTTCGAGCATCCGTCCCGCCGGACGCGGCGAGTCGGTCGAGTTAACGGAGGCAATGAAGAAGAACTTCGAGACCATCGCGATGGCGAAGGTCTCGACCTCCGCAGCCGAAGCGCGACATATCGGATTCTTGTCAGAAGCTGACGTGATTACCATGAACCGCGACCGCCTGCTCAGCGACGCCAAACGCCGCGCGCTCGAACTCGTCGAAGAAGGCTACAGCGCGCCGGTGATGCGCACCGACGTTCCCGCTCCGGGCGAGAGCATCCTTGCGACGTTGAAACTCGGCGTACATCTTATGCGTCAGGGTGAATACATCAGCGATCATGAAGTGAAGATCGGAAACAAAGTGGCAGAAGTGCTCTGCGGCGGAAACGTCACGCCCGGTACGCCTGTGAGCGAGCAGTACCTGCTCGACCTGGAGCGCGAGGCGTTCAAATCACTTTGCGGGGAGAAGAAGACGCAGGAACGGATTCAATACACGCTGAAGACAGGGAAGACGTTGAGGAACTAA
- a CDS encoding acyl-CoA dehydrogenase family protein: MATAAIPKTKIAGGSFLIEDRRPDEVFTPEDFTDEHRQIAQTTEEFALKEIVPNIEKIEHKDYSVSRELIKKASELGLASVDIPEEYGGMDMDKVTSAIIADYIAKSGSFSVTWGAHVGIGTLPIVYFGTPEQKQKYLPKLASGEWVGAYALSESSSGSDALNCRSRAELSADGKHYVLNGEKMWITNAKFADLYVIFAKVGGEKFSAFIVERTFPGFSVGAEEKKLGIRGSSTCPLILNDCQVPVENVLGEIGKGHIIAFNILNIGRFKLGAGCVGGARNSLQTALSYAKQRKAFGKTLSEFGLIREKIADIATGIYVGEALAYRTVGMIDEALRDIDKKSPDASTQIRKGIEEYAVECSILKVWGSEMLDRVVDHVVQIYGGYGFVEEYPAERAYRDSRVNRIFEGTNEINRMIITGWLMKRAMSGQLALMPAIKKLMDEVLSGPSMGEEVEGALASERTLVGNAKKTALFVAGVASQRYMMELADQQEVMAALADVIIEVFAMDSALLRTMKLVQAQGGSTAGLPVAMTQVYLSEAMARIEVAARRVLAAAAEGDNLRIQTTILRRLMKHEPTNVIGLRQQIATRTIEAGKYTIS; encoded by the coding sequence ATGGCAACGGCAGCAATTCCTAAAACGAAAATCGCTGGTGGCAGCTTTCTCATTGAAGATCGCCGTCCTGACGAGGTCTTCACGCCTGAAGACTTTACCGACGAGCATCGCCAGATCGCTCAGACCACGGAGGAATTTGCGCTGAAAGAGATTGTCCCGAACATCGAGAAGATCGAGCACAAGGACTACTCCGTCAGCCGCGAGCTCATCAAGAAAGCCAGCGAACTCGGCCTCGCGTCCGTCGACATTCCCGAAGAGTACGGCGGGATGGACATGGACAAAGTCACCTCCGCCATTATCGCCGACTACATTGCCAAATCGGGAAGCTTCAGCGTTACCTGGGGAGCGCACGTCGGCATAGGCACGCTGCCGATCGTTTACTTCGGCACGCCCGAGCAGAAGCAGAAGTATCTGCCGAAGCTCGCATCAGGCGAGTGGGTGGGAGCGTATGCGCTGTCAGAATCTTCCTCAGGATCAGACGCCCTCAACTGTCGTTCTCGTGCCGAACTCTCCGCCGACGGCAAGCACTACGTGCTCAATGGCGAGAAGATGTGGATCACGAATGCCAAATTTGCCGACCTCTACGTCATCTTCGCCAAGGTTGGCGGCGAGAAGTTCTCGGCGTTCATCGTCGAGCGCACGTTTCCTGGATTTTCAGTGGGAGCCGAGGAGAAGAAGCTGGGAATTCGCGGTTCTTCGACATGTCCGCTGATTCTCAATGATTGCCAGGTACCGGTTGAAAACGTCCTGGGAGAAATCGGCAAAGGACACATCATCGCTTTTAACATTTTGAACATCGGCCGTTTCAAATTGGGAGCCGGATGCGTCGGTGGCGCGCGAAACTCGCTGCAGACCGCACTCTCATATGCCAAGCAGCGCAAGGCGTTCGGCAAGACTCTGTCCGAGTTTGGCCTGATTCGGGAAAAGATCGCGGACATTGCGACGGGCATTTACGTTGGTGAGGCCTTGGCTTATCGCACAGTAGGCATGATCGATGAGGCTTTGCGGGATATCGACAAGAAATCGCCCGACGCTTCTACCCAGATTCGGAAGGGGATCGAGGAATACGCCGTCGAGTGCTCGATCCTGAAAGTCTGGGGCTCGGAGATGCTCGATCGCGTCGTCGACCACGTGGTGCAGATTTATGGTGGCTACGGCTTCGTCGAAGAGTATCCGGCGGAGCGCGCCTATCGCGACTCGCGCGTGAACCGCATCTTCGAGGGCACGAACGAGATCAACCGCATGATCATCACCGGCTGGCTGATGAAGCGGGCGATGAGCGGACAGCTCGCGTTGATGCCGGCTATCAAAAAGCTCATGGATGAGGTGCTATCCGGCCCATCGATGGGCGAAGAAGTGGAAGGAGCGCTTGCATCCGAGCGCACGCTGGTCGGCAACGCCAAGAAAACTGCGCTGTTTGTCGCGGGAGTGGCTTCCCAGCGATACATGATGGAGCTCGCCGATCAGCAGGAGGTTATGGCCGCGCTGGCCGACGTAATCATCGAAGTCTTTGCCATGGATTCGGCGCTCCTGCGAACTATGAAGCTGGTGCAGGCGCAAGGGGGAAGCACGGCAGGTCTTCCAGTCGCTATGACTCAGGTTTATCTGTCCGAAGCAATGGCGCGCATCGAAGTCGCGGCCCGGCGCGTGCTGGCTGCGGCTGCGGAAGGCGACAACCTGCGGATTCAGACGACGATCCTTCGCCGGCTCATGAAGCACGAACCGACCAACGTGATCGGACTACGCCAGCAGATCGCTACCAGGACCATCGAGGCAGGGAAGTACACGATCAGCTAG
- a CDS encoding GxxExxY protein: MESGAKRALTAQEISGRVITAAMRVHTAVGPGLLESAYEACLLHELQEGGLRVRSQVPFPLVYRGLKLDVGYRIDLIVEDCVIVEIKCVEAIAPVHKAQLLSYLRLTDRPLGLIINFHVEHLKEGIRRVVNGFNWK, from the coding sequence ATGGAATCGGGTGCCAAGCGCGCATTGACTGCTCAGGAGATCAGTGGTCGAGTGATCACCGCTGCGATGAGAGTGCATACAGCCGTTGGTCCTGGTCTTCTCGAGAGTGCATACGAAGCTTGTCTCTTGCATGAGCTCCAAGAAGGTGGTCTCCGAGTTCGTTCCCAGGTTCCATTTCCGCTCGTCTATCGCGGGTTGAAGTTAGATGTGGGATACCGCATCGATCTCATTGTCGAAGACTGTGTCATCGTAGAAATCAAGTGTGTAGAAGCAATCGCGCCGGTGCACAAAGCACAGCTTCTTTCGTACTTGCGTCTGACAGATCGGCCACTCGGATTGATCATCAACTTTCACGTAGAGCACCTGAAAGAAGGCATTCGCAGGGTGGTGAACGGCTTCAACTGGAAGTAG
- a CDS encoding adenylate kinase, which translates to MNTPATSVADYVARAVGPIILLGPPGAGKGTQAKQIVERYGVPQISTGDLLRENVKLGTELGKKAKAVMDSGKLVSDDIVCDMVAERVARPDCARGYILDGFPRTVAQAEWLDGFLAARGSKLPLRVIKISVDYDKLRKRLTGRRTCPVCGTIYNIYTTPPKNDEVCDKDGAKLTFRKDDSEEAIDIRLTAYDKETLPLSEYYRKRGLLTEIDGDLAPDLVTGELFAVLDKGTL; encoded by the coding sequence ATGAATACTCCTGCAACATCGGTGGCCGACTACGTAGCTCGAGCGGTCGGTCCAATTATTCTGCTTGGTCCTCCCGGCGCAGGAAAAGGGACTCAAGCCAAACAAATCGTGGAGCGGTATGGCGTGCCGCAAATCTCGACCGGAGATTTGCTCCGGGAAAACGTGAAGCTGGGCACCGAACTGGGCAAGAAAGCCAAGGCAGTAATGGATTCCGGCAAACTCGTGTCGGACGACATCGTTTGTGACATGGTGGCCGAGCGCGTTGCCCGTCCGGATTGTGCGCGTGGATACATCCTCGACGGTTTCCCTCGCACTGTAGCCCAGGCCGAGTGGCTTGATGGATTCCTTGCCGCTCGCGGATCGAAGCTGCCGCTGCGTGTGATTAAGATCTCCGTCGATTACGACAAGCTGCGGAAGCGTCTTACTGGGCGCCGCACGTGTCCGGTCTGCGGGACTATCTACAACATCTATACGACGCCTCCGAAAAATGACGAAGTGTGCGACAAAGATGGCGCGAAGCTCACCTTCCGCAAGGACGACAGCGAAGAAGCGATCGACATTCGGCTCACCGCATACGATAAAGAGACTCTCCCTCTCAGCGAGTACTACCGCAAACGAGGACTGCTCACGGAAATCGACGGCGATCTCGCGCCGGATCTGGTGACCGGAGAACTCTTCGCCGTGCTGGATAAAGGCACACTCTGA